From one Terriglobia bacterium genomic stretch:
- the era gene encoding GTPase Era produces the protein MSFRSGFVSIIGRPNAGKSTLLNAVVGEKLAIVTHKPQTTRNRITGIVNVKKQGRRQPGQIVFVDTPGVHKPTDALNKRMMKEVEDALVGCDLLLLMIDVSQRFGTGDEFVLELVKRTNTKTFLVLNKIDLIEKGKLLPMIEQYSKLHSFDEVIPISAEKKQGLDALLTSVVNALPEGPKYFSEEQVTDQPERFVVAELIREQILINTKEEVPYATGVIVEQFEDTPKLVKIAAAICVEREGQKGIIIGKQGAMLKHIGTRARLEIERFLAKKVFLELFVKVREGWRGSARAVEETMDWRRQLEGLTRNTTK, from the coding sequence ATGTCCTTTCGATCCGGCTTCGTCTCCATCATCGGTCGCCCTAACGCGGGCAAGTCGACGCTGCTCAATGCCGTCGTTGGCGAAAAACTTGCCATCGTCACGCATAAGCCGCAAACGACGCGTAACCGCATCACCGGCATCGTCAACGTGAAAAAACAGGGAAGACGTCAGCCGGGTCAGATCGTTTTCGTCGATACTCCCGGCGTTCACAAGCCAACCGACGCCCTGAACAAGCGCATGATGAAGGAAGTGGAGGACGCGCTGGTCGGCTGCGATCTTCTGCTCCTGATGATCGATGTCTCGCAGAGATTCGGCACCGGCGACGAATTCGTTCTCGAACTGGTGAAGCGCACGAACACGAAAACATTCCTCGTCCTGAACAAAATCGACCTGATCGAGAAAGGCAAGCTGCTGCCGATGATCGAGCAGTATTCGAAATTGCACAGTTTCGATGAGGTGATTCCAATTTCTGCGGAAAAGAAGCAGGGCCTCGACGCCCTGCTGACCTCAGTCGTGAACGCGCTCCCAGAAGGGCCGAAGTATTTTTCGGAAGAACAGGTCACCGATCAACCCGAGCGCTTCGTTGTCGCTGAACTTATTCGCGAGCAAATACTGATCAATACGAAGGAGGAAGTTCCCTACGCAACCGGAGTCATCGTCGAACAATTTGAAGACACGCCGAAGCTGGTGAAGATTGCCGCCGCCATCTGCGTCGAGCGCGAGGGTCAGAAGGGCATCATCATCGGCAAACAGGGCGCCATGCTCAAGCACATAGGTACCCGCGCCCGCCTGGAGATCGAAAGATTCCTGGCCAAGAAAGTCTTTCTCGAACTGTTTGTCAAAGTGCGCGAAGGCTGGCGCGGATCGGCGAGGGCAGTCGAAGAGACAATGGATTGGCGGAGGCAGTTGGAAGGACTAACGAGAAATACTACCAAGTAA
- a CDS encoding PhoH family protein: MKKNIEISPNIETLFGTRDENLHLMETGFQVTIDLRADSVEICGSAADVARAEQVFADFEHLQRNGHQFTNGDLGSLLRVVISDATTTLRGLVEAGKQRSFGKRPVQPKSINQRRYLEAIEKNDMVFGIGPAGTGKTYLAVAMAISALLNKRVNRIILARPAVEAGERLGFLPGTLQEKVDPYLRPLYDALYDMLEPEKVDRYLEKNIIEIAPIAFMRGRTLNDAFVILDEAQNTTSEQMKMFVTRLGFNSKAVITGDITQIDLPNASKSGLLEAMKVLANVEGISFQTFDEGDVVRHHLVQRIIRAYDEFKITREQQMSLSLGEPESRPIVNSNGNVKPEPALAPDVTPPQVSQENRARE, translated from the coding sequence ATGAAGAAGAATATCGAGATCAGCCCAAATATCGAGACCCTGTTTGGTACCCGTGACGAAAACCTGCATCTGATGGAAACCGGCTTTCAGGTCACCATCGACCTGAGGGCAGATTCCGTGGAAATCTGCGGCTCAGCGGCCGACGTGGCGCGCGCCGAACAGGTCTTCGCCGACTTCGAACACCTGCAGCGCAACGGACACCAGTTCACCAATGGCGATCTGGGCTCGTTGCTACGCGTCGTAATATCTGACGCGACGACGACTCTGCGCGGCCTGGTGGAGGCCGGCAAGCAGCGCTCGTTCGGAAAGCGCCCGGTGCAGCCGAAGAGCATCAACCAGCGTCGTTATCTCGAAGCCATCGAGAAGAACGACATGGTTTTTGGGATTGGACCCGCCGGTACAGGCAAGACGTACCTTGCGGTCGCGATGGCCATCTCCGCGCTGCTGAACAAGCGCGTGAATCGCATCATCCTGGCGCGTCCAGCGGTTGAAGCCGGCGAGCGGCTTGGTTTCCTGCCCGGCACGTTGCAGGAGAAGGTCGATCCCTATCTCCGCCCGTTGTACGACGCTTTGTACGACATGCTCGAACCGGAGAAGGTCGATCGCTATCTCGAAAAGAACATCATCGAAATCGCGCCGATCGCGTTCATGCGCGGACGCACTTTGAATGACGCCTTCGTCATTCTCGACGAAGCGCAGAATACGACGAGCGAGCAGATGAAGATGTTCGTCACGCGCCTCGGCTTCAACTCCAAGGCAGTAATTACCGGCGATATTACGCAGATTGACCTGCCGAACGCCTCCAAGAGTGGTCTGCTCGAAGCGATGAAGGTGCTGGCGAACGTCGAGGGCATCTCATTCCAGACCTTCGACGAAGGCGACGTCGTGCGCCATCACCTGGTACAGCGCATCATTCGCGCCTACGACGAGTTCAAGATCACGCGTGAACAGCAGATGTCGCTCAGCCTCGGCGAACCCGAGTCGCGGCCAATTGTGAATAGCAACGGCAATGTCAAGCCCGAACCGGCACTCGCTCCCGACGTGACTCCGCCCCAAGTCTCGCAGGAGAACCGGGCGCGGGAATAG
- a CDS encoding sigma-54 dependent transcriptional regulator: MYHILVVDDEIGIRQSLSGVLEDDGYKASAAESAEECLELLRKTHYDVVLLDIWLPGIDGLEALEKIKDFDDPPEVVMISGHGSIESAVRATKLGAYDFLEKPLSIDKTLIVVKNAAEARRLRSENNELKRQMLSKSVIVGDSVPMKALRQQIGLMAPTNARVLIYGESGTGKELVARAIHAQSLRKDEMFVEVNCAAIPEDLIESELFGHRRGAFPGANSDKDGKFQKGDGGSLFLDEVGDMSLKTQSKVLRTLDEGRFIPVGLEEPITVDARVIAATNKDLEDEISKGNFREDLFYRLNVVPFFVPALRERKEDIPQLVRYFLKDISAAYSRRGKEITDDAVDTLMRYSWPGNVRELRNVIERVVIMNPTVHKIDRKHLPPLVYRDGSRRALGEFSTLHQARAAYERDYILKKLDENHGNVSRTAEVLGLERSHMYRKMKALGIAVKE, translated from the coding sequence ATGTATCACATTCTGGTGGTTGATGACGAGATCGGCATTCGCCAGTCACTGAGCGGCGTACTTGAAGACGACGGTTACAAGGCCTCCGCCGCCGAGAGCGCTGAAGAATGCCTGGAACTTCTGCGTAAAACCCACTACGACGTGGTGTTACTCGACATCTGGCTGCCCGGGATCGACGGGCTCGAGGCGCTGGAGAAGATCAAGGACTTCGACGATCCGCCCGAGGTGGTCATGATCTCCGGCCACGGGTCAATCGAGTCTGCCGTGCGTGCTACCAAACTGGGCGCCTACGATTTTCTCGAAAAGCCCCTGTCGATCGACAAGACATTAATCGTCGTAAAGAACGCCGCCGAGGCTCGCCGCCTGCGTTCCGAGAACAATGAACTAAAGCGCCAGATGCTCTCGAAGAGCGTAATCGTCGGCGACAGCGTCCCCATGAAAGCCCTGCGCCAGCAGATCGGCCTGATGGCGCCAACCAACGCGCGTGTGCTCATCTATGGCGAGTCAGGCACCGGCAAAGAACTCGTGGCGCGGGCCATCCACGCGCAGAGCTTGCGCAAGGATGAAATGTTCGTCGAGGTAAACTGTGCCGCCATCCCCGAGGACCTGATCGAGAGTGAACTGTTTGGCCACCGTCGGGGCGCTTTTCCCGGGGCCAACAGCGACAAGGATGGAAAATTCCAGAAAGGTGACGGCGGCTCACTGTTCCTCGACGAAGTGGGCGACATGAGTTTGAAGACGCAGTCGAAGGTGCTGCGTACCCTGGACGAGGGGCGATTCATTCCGGTTGGGCTGGAAGAACCGATCACGGTTGATGCCCGAGTAATTGCAGCGACGAACAAAGACCTGGAAGACGAGATTTCAAAGGGCAATTTCCGCGAAGATCTTTTTTATCGTCTGAACGTAGTTCCCTTCTTTGTGCCGGCGTTACGGGAGCGCAAGGAAGACATCCCTCAACTGGTGCGCTATTTCCTGAAGGACATTTCAGCGGCGTACAGCAGGCGAGGCAAAGAGATCACCGACGACGCCGTGGACACGCTGATGCGCTACTCGTGGCCAGGCAATGTGCGCGAGCTTCGCAACGTCATCGAGCGCGTGGTCATCATGAACCCAACCGTGCACAAGATCGACCGCAAGCACCTGCCGCCGCTGGTCTATCGCGACGGCTCGCGACGGGCGCTGGGCGAGTTCTCGACGCTGCACCAGGCGAGAGCGGCGTATGAACGCGATTACATTCTGAAAAAACTCGACGAGAACCACGGCAACGTCAGTCGGACGGCAGAGGTACTGGGACTCGAACGAAGCCACATGTATCGGAAGATGAAAGCCTTGGGGATTGCGGTGAAGGAGTGA
- a CDS encoding tetratricopeptide repeat protein — MHRPRLITLLVVAMLTTAALGQTRRPPSGNPGGSNPGNAPNNPTRPTMDIPGMSTTPRVVRLEVQLTSDGARPLPVQALVQVSEMSGGIVQENYTDMDGRVTMSIPPGNSYEIRVSGPGIETTQQEFELFQGESFHHQPVTVKLTADAKANLPGGMVSASMLNVPVKARREYDKGMQLMQKQKWADAKKHMEKATQEYPNFDWAFNNIGVIDMRLNDVPGARQAFTRAVALNHKNADAERNLARLKLQDNDYEGAKTLLKESLAVKPDDPNALGLLSFAELKTNEPDQALADAEKVHRDGHDTFPLAHLVAGTVLESKGNLPGARKEYESYLKEAPDTPQAKAAKDGLARIEAQAKK, encoded by the coding sequence ATGCATCGACCCCGGCTCATTACCTTGCTGGTTGTTGCTATGCTTACTACCGCTGCACTCGGACAGACAAGACGTCCGCCCTCTGGTAATCCCGGTGGCTCCAATCCCGGGAACGCTCCCAACAATCCGACCAGACCCACGATGGACATCCCCGGCATGTCTACGACGCCACGCGTGGTTCGGTTGGAGGTGCAGCTCACAAGCGATGGTGCGCGGCCCCTCCCGGTGCAGGCCCTTGTGCAGGTCAGCGAAATGAGTGGTGGGATAGTCCAGGAGAACTACACCGACATGGATGGAAGGGTGACCATGTCCATTCCGCCTGGCAATAGCTACGAGATCCGGGTGAGCGGCCCGGGGATTGAAACCACGCAGCAGGAATTCGAACTCTTTCAAGGGGAAAGCTTCCATCACCAGCCGGTCACGGTGAAACTGACCGCTGACGCGAAAGCCAATTTGCCGGGCGGGATGGTTTCTGCCTCTATGCTGAATGTGCCCGTGAAGGCCCGTCGCGAGTACGACAAAGGTATGCAGTTGATGCAGAAGCAGAAGTGGGCCGATGCAAAGAAACACATGGAGAAAGCGACCCAGGAGTATCCGAATTTTGATTGGGCATTCAACAACATTGGTGTGATCGACATGCGCCTCAACGACGTGCCCGGTGCACGCCAGGCATTTACGCGTGCAGTCGCCCTCAACCATAAGAACGCGGACGCCGAGCGGAATCTCGCCCGTCTCAAACTCCAGGACAACGACTATGAGGGCGCCAAGACTTTGCTGAAGGAATCCCTGGCTGTAAAACCCGATGATCCGAACGCGTTAGGGCTCCTGTCCTTCGCCGAACTGAAAACGAACGAACCCGATCAGGCACTCGCAGATGCGGAAAAGGTGCACCGCGACGGGCATGACACCTTTCCACTGGCGCATTTGGTCGCTGGGACTGTTCTGGAGTCTAAGGGCAATCTGCCCGGGGCGCGGAAAGAGTACGAAAGTTATCTGAAGGAAGCACCAGATACTCCGCAAGCGAAGGCGGCGAAGGATGGACTGGCGCGAATCGAGGCGCAGGCGAAGAAGTGA
- the lptE gene encoding LPS assembly lipoprotein LptE, translating into MNRRIGSTKYGFVVASTILISIAIVTSSCGYHTAGKAVKIPTYVKTLAIPAFVNQTQTYRIETILTEAVVREFNTRTHYRIVSDPNGADAVLRGWVTGTQLAPLTYDSNTGRASSGLVTVNMRVVLTAKDGRILYENSNYTYREQYQVSRELSSFFEEQGPAEQRLAKDFARTLVSNVLEMY; encoded by the coding sequence GTGAACCGACGAATTGGAAGCACAAAATACGGGTTCGTGGTTGCGAGTACAATACTGATTTCGATCGCGATCGTTACTTCCAGTTGCGGGTACCACACGGCGGGTAAAGCGGTAAAAATCCCAACCTACGTCAAAACGCTCGCGATTCCGGCATTCGTGAATCAAACGCAGACATACAGGATCGAGACCATCCTTACCGAAGCCGTGGTTCGCGAATTCAACACGCGCACACATTACCGCATTGTCAGCGATCCAAACGGTGCGGACGCGGTTTTACGGGGATGGGTCACCGGAACGCAACTGGCGCCGCTGACCTACGACTCGAATACCGGACGGGCATCATCGGGTCTGGTTACAGTGAACATGAGGGTGGTTCTGACCGCGAAAGACGGTCGAATTCTCTACGAAAACTCGAATTACACGTATCGCGAGCAGTACCAGGTCTCGCGCGAATTGTCGTCGTTCTTCGAGGAGCAGGGCCCTGCGGAACAGCGCCTTGCCAAGGATTTCGCGCGCACGCTGGTTTCGAATGTGCTGGAGATGTACTAG
- the holA gene encoding DNA polymerase III subunit delta produces the protein MRAFASTDKFVDAVEKRKLAAGYVFLGDEAFFRKRCRDAVLAHLIPAGMREFSFYEFDLDQTEITEILDRARTPSLMAPFQVFFIRGVKALYGRGKHDAEFAAIEAYFERPNPDALIVFIADHISIPADLRRMELQDKDRYERIRETLGEHCQVIEFARVDEGEATRWITESASADGVKVDPDAAHEMVDSLGGDMMMISNELEKLILYVGEKKRITLGDVETMVLAAKQRTLYELTDAISAKNRTRALEVLDAVLSTSDGEDAAIGHLYMLAKTFRQMLVISERNVRDSRALWQVLWQGFRVPPFAAEDVIRQARRYKSRRELTRAIRLIAKADLGLRSNPPSKRMVLENLVLDLCREPKAAEVGWRQEELPV, from the coding sequence GTGCGGGCATTTGCGTCAACCGACAAGTTCGTCGACGCGGTGGAAAAGCGGAAATTGGCGGCCGGGTACGTGTTCCTGGGAGATGAAGCTTTTTTTCGCAAGCGCTGCCGGGACGCCGTCCTCGCTCACCTTATCCCCGCCGGAATGCGCGAGTTCAGCTTCTACGAGTTCGATCTCGACCAGACGGAGATCACGGAGATCCTCGATCGCGCACGAACCCCATCGCTGATGGCGCCCTTCCAGGTTTTCTTCATTCGCGGCGTTAAAGCCCTGTACGGCCGTGGCAAGCACGACGCGGAGTTCGCCGCCATTGAGGCATACTTCGAGCGCCCCAATCCCGATGCGCTCATCGTCTTTATCGCCGACCATATCAGCATTCCCGCGGACCTCCGTCGCATGGAATTGCAGGACAAGGATCGCTACGAGCGCATCCGCGAGACTCTTGGGGAGCACTGCCAGGTCATCGAGTTCGCTCGCGTGGACGAGGGCGAGGCGACACGCTGGATTACGGAATCCGCTTCCGCCGATGGTGTGAAGGTTGATCCCGATGCGGCCCACGAAATGGTGGATTCGCTCGGCGGCGACATGATGATGATCTCCAATGAATTGGAGAAGCTGATCCTGTATGTTGGCGAAAAGAAGCGCATCACCTTGGGCGATGTCGAAACCATGGTGCTCGCGGCAAAGCAGCGTACGCTCTACGAATTAACCGACGCGATCAGCGCCAAGAACCGAACGCGCGCTCTCGAAGTACTTGACGCCGTGCTCTCCACCAGCGACGGCGAAGACGCCGCGATCGGGCACCTCTACATGCTGGCCAAAACCTTCCGCCAGATGCTCGTTATCAGTGAACGCAACGTTCGTGACTCGCGCGCGCTGTGGCAGGTTCTGTGGCAGGGATTCCGGGTGCCACCCTTTGCCGCCGAAGACGTGATCCGTCAGGCACGCCGCTATAAATCTCGCCGCGAGCTGACGCGTGCCATACGCCTCATAGCGAAGGCCGACTTGGGATTGCGCTCGAATCCGCCGAGCAAACGGATGGTGCTGGAAAACCTGGTGTTGGACCTTTGCCGCGAACCGAAAGCGGCCGAGGTGGGTTGGCGACAGGAAGAATTGCCAGTGTAG
- a CDS encoding hemolysin family protein, with protein MTGAIIGIFIVLLFVLMLVAYTSRIYTEAGKFLSREFQENIEYFEQHTEPRLKVSRQRASLSMAVLEQITITAQTLLVAYGIERTYGRWQLPELGETAVLMIVVILIFQRFIPYVLFARTRGQWLGKFVPLLMVLIYLCMPLTLVLGFLQSVVSLTREHADEQPEHPSEAVDALIEAGQDEGIIEESDRDLIHSVIEFGDKMVREVMTPRPNIIAVPAETTIAEFTDLLRDHGYSRIPVYENSIDNIVGIIFSHDVLQVPDTEAHTRRVGELMSREVHFVPETKRGGELLREMQRENVRMAVVIDEYGGVAGLVTIEDLVEEIVGELRDEDEARDVVREKDQSYIVNGRVDVDRLDKLFGVRRGDWEATTVGGLVTEFAGHIPSPGEVVEIEGLRFEVLQSTQRRVERIRISVTDPEAVHQPPNPPGQHETR; from the coding sequence ATGACAGGCGCGATCATTGGCATTTTCATCGTTCTGCTCTTCGTTCTAATGCTGGTGGCGTACACCTCTCGCATCTACACCGAGGCCGGCAAGTTCCTCTCGCGCGAGTTCCAGGAGAACATCGAGTACTTCGAGCAGCATACTGAACCCCGCCTGAAAGTCAGCCGCCAGCGCGCATCGCTGTCGATGGCGGTGCTCGAACAGATTACGATCACCGCCCAGACATTGCTCGTTGCCTACGGCATCGAACGCACCTACGGCCGCTGGCAACTGCCTGAACTCGGCGAAACCGCCGTGCTGATGATCGTTGTCATCCTGATCTTCCAGCGATTCATCCCCTACGTTCTTTTCGCACGTACGCGTGGCCAGTGGCTCGGGAAATTTGTCCCGTTGCTCATGGTGCTGATCTACCTTTGCATGCCGCTGACCCTGGTTCTCGGCTTTCTGCAATCGGTAGTCTCGCTCACCCGCGAGCATGCCGATGAGCAGCCCGAGCATCCGTCCGAAGCCGTCGATGCTCTTATCGAGGCTGGTCAGGACGAGGGCATCATCGAAGAGAGCGATCGAGACCTTATCCACTCCGTCATTGAGTTCGGCGACAAGATGGTGCGAGAGGTGATGACACCGCGTCCGAATATCATCGCCGTGCCGGCCGAAACTACCATTGCGGAATTCACCGACCTTTTGCGCGACCACGGCTACAGCCGGATTCCCGTATACGAAAACTCCATCGACAACATCGTCGGTATCATTTTTTCCCATGATGTATTGCAGGTGCCCGATACCGAGGCCCACACCCGCCGCGTCGGTGAACTGATGTCTCGCGAGGTGCACTTCGTTCCGGAAACCAAGCGCGGCGGCGAATTGCTCCGCGAGATGCAGCGCGAGAACGTCCGCATGGCCGTCGTTATAGACGAATACGGCGGAGTGGCGGGCCTGGTCACGATTGAGGACCTGGTCGAAGAAATTGTTGGCGAACTGCGCGACGAGGACGAAGCGCGCGACGTAGTGCGCGAAAAGGATCAGTCTTACATCGTAAATGGCAGGGTGGATGTGGATCGGCTGGATAAACTCTTTGGCGTGCGCCGCGGTGATTGGGAGGCGACGACGGTTGGCGGTCTTGTTACCGAGTTCGCCGGACACATCCCCTCGCCGGGCGAAGTAGTCGAAATCGAGGGCCTGCGTTTCGAAGTCCTCCAGTCGACGCAGAGACGCGTCGAGCGCATCCGCATCTCGGTTACAGACCCGGAAGCTGTGCATCAGCCGCCAAATCCCCCAGGCCAGCACGAGACGCGATAA
- the ybeY gene encoding rRNA maturation RNase YbeY: MKDVSATALTRFAAQAQRAAKLRGELTVLVTGNREIRKLNREFRNKNKPTDVISFPSEAGGIAGDIAISADIARANGRELGHGTLTELKILVLHGILHLAGFDHETDNGEMARKEARLRRQLQLPLGLIERVNGTGTYSPRRGERK; the protein is encoded by the coding sequence GTGAAAGACGTTAGCGCCACCGCCCTCACGCGCTTTGCTGCGCAAGCACAAAGGGCTGCAAAGCTGCGCGGCGAACTCACGGTGCTGGTGACGGGAAATCGCGAGATACGGAAGCTCAACCGCGAGTTCCGCAACAAGAACAAGCCAACCGACGTAATTTCCTTCCCGTCCGAGGCCGGCGGCATCGCCGGAGACATTGCGATCTCCGCCGATATTGCCCGCGCTAACGGCCGGGAACTCGGCCACGGAACGCTCACCGAATTGAAAATTCTCGTTCTTCACGGGATACTTCACCTCGCCGGCTTCGATCACGAGACTGACAACGGCGAGATGGCGCGTAAAGAAGCACGCCTGCGACGGCAGTTGCAATTGCCCCTGGGGTTGATCGAACGCGTGAATGGAACTGGGACGTACAGCCCGAGGAGAGGCGAACGGAAATGA
- the rpsT gene encoding 30S ribosomal protein S20: MANHFSALKRARQTEKKTTVNRASSSRLRTQLRKLRTALTSSDQSQTQTVYRETVSLIDQSVKKGVIHKNTGSRYKSRLAARVKAAATAK, from the coding sequence ATGGCTAATCATTTCTCGGCGCTGAAGCGCGCCCGGCAGACGGAAAAGAAAACCACGGTGAACCGTGCCAGCAGCTCCCGCCTGCGCACTCAGCTGCGCAAGCTCCGTACCGCACTGACCTCGAGCGACCAGTCGCAGACACAGACTGTCTACCGCGAAACCGTTTCTCTCATCGACCAGAGCGTCAAGAAGGGCGTCATTCACAAGAACACCGGGTCGCGCTATAAATCCCGTCTTGCCGCGCGCGTGAAGGCGGCTGCAACCGCGAAGTAA